The genomic region CGGTCGATTGCGCCGTTCCGCGGCCTCTGGAGCCGCGTGATCATGCGGCTTGCGGCGGCTCTACGCCGTGGGCGACACGATAAATCCGACGATGCCCCCGCGCCTGCACCCCGGCGTGGCCGTCCCCCTTCACACGCCCGAAACACGCGCCGGGCATACTGGGCATTGCAGCGTAAGCCGTTGTGGGCGCTCCGGGCCAAAAGAACCTGGTGGCGTGTGGAGGAGTCGTGCGCTCCACAGCCCTGTGCGGTACGTGGTCTCACGACATCCTTCGTTCCCTGTCAATCGGTACGGATGTGAGCAGCAGATGTCGTTGAAAGTCATGGTCGTGGTCGGCAACCCCAAGCCGGCATCCCGCACGCGCAAGGTCGCGGAGTTCCTCGTCGAGAAGCTCCTCACGCCCGGCTCGTACGAACTCGAGGTCATCGATCTCGCCGAGTACACCGGCGAGATCTTCGCGTGGCCCTCCGAGAAGATGTCGGCGCTGAACGCCGCGGTCGCTGAGAGCGACCTCGTCGTCTTCGCGTCGCCGACCTACAAGGCGACCTACACCGGGCTTCTCAAGGCGTTCCTCGACCGGTATCCCGCGAACGGCCTGGCCGGGGTGACCGCGATCCCGGTGCACACCGGCGCGGACTTCACCCACGCCATGGGACCGACGTTCACCCTGTCTCCCCTGCTGGTGGAGCTGGGCGCGACCGTCCCCGGCCGCGGGTTCTATCTGGCGCTCAGCCAGATGGACAAGCTCGACGAGGTCGTGGAGGCCGCCGCGGCGGAGTACACCGCGAACCTGGCCGGGCTCGCGAAGGTCGCCGGCGCCACGACACCTGCTCCCGCCCACGTCTGACCGGTTGCGTCACGTAGATAAGGAGGAATCCACCATGTCGCAGTCCGTCAACACGCCCGCACCCATCGACGCTCGCCTGTTCCGAGACACCCTCGGCCACTACGCCTCGGGAATCACCATCGTCTCGGGACTCGAAGGCGACGAGCCGGTCGGCTTCACGTGCCAGTCGTTCTACTCGGTCTCCGTCGACCCGCCGCTGGTCTCCTTCAGCGTCATGAAGACGTCGACCACCTATCCGCGCATCGCCGCGGACGGCAAGTTCGCCGTCAACGTGCTGGCGCACCACCAGGACCACATCTCCAACCAGTTCGCCCGCAAGGGAACCGACAAGTGGGCCGGTATCGACTGGCAGCCCGCGGCTTCGGGCAACCCGATCATCGCCGACACGCTCATGTGGGTCGACTGCGAGCTGTGGGCCCAGCACGAGGCCGGCGACCACCTGATCGTCATCGGCAAGGTGGTCGAGATGAGCCCCGTCGAGTGGCACACCCGCGAGCCGCTGCTCTACTTCAAGGGCGGATACCGCCACCTGCGGTCCGTCGATCAGATCGCGAGCTGACCACAACGACGCGGTGTGCGCCCGGCTATCGTCGAGCGCACACCGCCGCCCTCCCGCCGCACACTTTTCTAACGATAGGAACACTATTGTGTGCTTGGCGCTAGAATTCCACCCATGGAACTGCAGCACCCGCTCGCTGTCGTCACCCCTGGCGTCGACGGACAGGTGCTGTATGCCCTGGCATCGACGGACAGCGGCTTCACGGTCCCGCAGTTGGTCACCGTCATAGAAGACAGGTCGGCGGCGGGCATCCGGAGGTCTCTCGAGCGACTGACCGATCAGGGAATCGTGATCCGCCAGGTCATCGGTCGAACTCAGCTCTTCTCTCTCAACGACGACCACCTCGCCGCCGGCGCCGTTCGCGAACTGGCTGCGCTGCGCTCGCAGTTCCTCGCGCGGCTGCGTGCGACGGTCGCTGATTGGCCCCACCCGCCGGTATACGCCGCGATCTACGGTTCCGCCGCGCGCGGCGACATGCGCTGGGACAGCGACATCGACCTCCTGCTCATCCGCCCGGACGACGCAGGAGACGAGGAGTGGACGGCTCGACTCGCAGAACTGACCTCGGCTGTCACGCGGTGGACCGGAAACGACGCGCGGATCGTCGACATGGATGCAGACGAGGCATCGGCACGACATGACACGGCCTTCGTTCACAACATCGTGCGTGACGCCGTGGTGTTCGCAGGCCGAGACGATTGGCTCGAGCGGGCGGGACAGGGAGCATGACCCCGCGGGCGAGCCGCACGGCGCCGTGCTCCGCAGCGGAGCGAGACGGACGTCGAGCACGGGCCGAAGAGTTCTGGCAGTCCGCCGAGGACCTGCGCGAACTCGACGAAGGTTCGAATGCCGTGCTGTCGCTCTACGTCCTCGCCGGTATCGCCGCGTCCGATGTGGTGTGCTGCGCGCGGCTGGGCGAGTATTCGCGGTCCGAGAATCATGCCGACGCGATCGACCTGCTCCGGCGGGCCGACCGCTCGCTCGTGCCGGCCCTCCAGCGGCTGCTCAGCAGGAAGAGCGAGTCGGCCTACGGTGTGGCGCCGATATCTGCGACGCGGGTCACCGAAGCCCGCAACGCCGCCGACAAGCTGGTCCGTGCGGCGCGACGCGCCTAAGAAGCGTCCGAGCGCCTCGTCACCTCGCCGAAACAGGCCCCGCCTACGGTTGACCTGCTCGCTCCATCCGCCAGGGCCGTCGCGTGGGGCGCGAGCGAGATCCGACGAAAGATGGAGCACACGGATGGCCGCTGCACAGCCGAACGACGCAACCCCCAAGACCCTGCATTTCGGCGTCTTCGAGGTCACCGCTCCGCAGGTGGGCGGAACGTACAGCTGGCCGCATCCGCGCAGCAGCAGCATCGACTTCCTGGACCCGCAGCACTGGATCCGCATCGCCCGCGTGCTCGAGGACGCGGGCTTCGACTTCCTGTTCTTCGCCGACGGCTACGGGTACCCGATGGTCAACGGCGACGTGGACCACGTGGCGGTCGAGAAGGGCATCAACTTCTCGGGCGTCGACCCGGCGTTCATCATCCCGGTGCTCGCACAGCACACCGACACTCTCGGCTTCGTCGTGACGCAGTCGACGGGCCTCGACCACCCCGCGCAGATGGCGCGACGCTTCTCGACTCTCGATCACCTCACGGACGGTCGCATCGGCTGGAACATCGTCACCGGCGCGTCGCAGAACGCCGTCGCCGACCTCTTCGGCCACGACGAGATGGTGTCGCACGACACCCGCTACGCGATGGCGGCGGAGTACGTCGAGCTCGCCTGCCGGTTCTGGGAGCACGCGTGGGACGACGACGCCCGCGTCGCCGATCGCGAGACCGGCCTCTATGCGCGGCGAGACGGCATCCATCGCGTCGTCTACGACGGCGAGCACTACCGATCGCGCGGATACTTCGGGGCACCGCCGTCGGCGCAGCGCAGCCCCGTGCTGTTCCAGGCCGGCACCTCGCCCGCGGGCCGCGCGTTCGCGGCCGCGAACGCGGAGTGCGTGTTCGTGCAGGCGACGACCCCGGGGCGCACGGCCGCCGCGGTGGCGGACATCCGCCGTCTCGCCGCCGACGCCGGGCGCGATCCGCGCGCGCTGAAGCTCATGGTCGGCCTCACCGTCTTCGTGGGCGAGACCGAGGAGCAGGCGCGCGCCTACGAAGCCGAGTTCGACGCCATGCAGACCGACGAGATCGTCGCGTCGCTGTACGCGGGCAATACGGGCATCGACCTGCTCACCCTCGACCCCGACCGCACGCTGCACCAGGTGCTCGACGCGGGCGGCCCGATCGGGCAGATGGGCACGAGCAACATCGAGCGCTTCCTCGGCGAGGATGCCCCGACGGTGGGCGAGATCCTCGACCAGCTGCGCGGCCGCGGCACCCGCGGGTTCCGCGTCGTCGGCGACCCGAGGCAGGTCGCCGACGCCATCGAGGAGCTCATCGACCAGACCGATCTCGACGGGTTCCTCATCGAGCCGGTCTTCCCACCGAGCGACCTCGAGGACTTCGGGCGCCTCGTCATGCCGATCCTGCGTGAGCGCGGGCGTCTGCGCGACGGCGTGCCGGGCAACACTCTGCGGGCTCGGCTCACCGAGCGGCGGGGCAACGACCGGCTCGGCCAACAGCACCCCGTCCTTACTGCCGGGGGCATCCAGGACTGAGCAGCGGCTGCGCGCCCCAGGCGCCGTAGCGGCATCCGGGCATACCGTCCTGAGTCCAACCGTTCAGAGTGGCCGCCGACCGAACCCCAACGTGTTCGTCCGCGGGGCCACGTCAGCGACGCCTCCGCGGACGGGAGGCCCGCGCATCTTCACCGGCACGATCCGTGGCGGTCGAGTCGTCGCGCCCGGGCCCACGCTCACCGGGGTCACCTCGGGGGCGAGTTCGTCGCTCCATTCCCCAGGCAGCTTTGCTGGCGCCGTCTCGCGTGCGACTCGAATGTGAAAGGGATGCAAAATGCCGGACCCCTCTTCGAGAGGCATTCTTGAGCGGAGGTCGACCCGTATGGTCGATTCGGCCTCCCATAAAAAGCCTATGACCTGGGAAATTAGAACTTCTTCCTACCTCCTGGTGGCGACTTTCCTCGCGTGAAGATCATGTAAACCGTGTGTTACTGGGGTTTGGAATGGGACTTTTGGCCCTTACATTGCATGCAATCCCTCGTGAAGGAGAACCGTGCAGACCTCACCCCCCGTCCCAACCAGCGCTGGCGCCGTGCGCGGCACCGTACGCGATCACGACACTGCCTTTCTGGGCGTGCCCTTCGCGGCTCCGCCCGTCGGAGATCTACGCTTCGCCGCGCCTGAGCGCCCCCGGCCCTGGTCCGGAACGCGGGATGCCGTTGCGTATGGTCCGACGACGACCCGCCTGTCGAAACTCATGCGGTCACCGCACGCGATCCCCGGCGACGAAACCCTCAACCTCAACGTGTTCACGCCGGATCCGAGCACCGAAGCCGGTCTGCCGGTGCTCGTGTGGATCTACGGGGGTGCGTTCATCGCGGGAAGTGCTGCCAGTCCTCTGTATGACGGCGCTCCGTTCACACGACACGGCATCGTGTTCGTCTCGATCACCCATCGCCTGGGAATGGACGGCTTTGGCGCGATCGCGGGAGCCCCCGCCAACCGCGGCATCCGGGATCAGGTCGCAGCCCTGGAGTGGGTGCGGGAGAACGTCCGCGCCTTCGGGGGCGACCCCTCACGGGTCACCGTGTGGGGCCAGTCGTCCGGCGGATCGTCGGTCATCCGCCTTCTCACTCTTCCGCAGGCCACAGGCCTGTTCTCGGCTGCGATCGCCAGCTCGCCTGGACTCGTCCAGGTCGGAGCGACCGACGCGTTCGAGATCGCCGACGAACTCGCACGCTATCTGGGAGTTTCGCCGTCGCGGCAGGGCTTGGCCGCCGTCCCGGAAGAGGACGTTCTCGACGCGCAGTTCGAGGCCTTCGGCCCAGAGTCGCCGTTCGAGACATCGGTTCGGATGTCGACCGGAGTTCCGCAGCGATTCGGTCCGATGGTCGACGGCGACTATCTCGCGGTCGACATGGAGACCGGCCTAGCGGCCGGACTGGGCAAGGATGTGCCACTGCTGACCGGCGCGACCATGGATGAGTTCACAGCTCGCATCCCCGGCGGTGAGCAGATGAACGACCTGCCACTGCATGAGGCGCTCTCACGCGCGGGCTTCGATCACTCCTCGTCCGAGGAGTACTCGCACCGCTTTCCCGGACGCTCCGCATCCTGGATCGCAGGGCATCGGATGGGGGACCGCATATTCCGCGGGTTCGCCGGGCGCATTCTCGAGCATCGGCTCGCGGCCCCGGCGCCGACCTGGGGGTACGACTTCGCCTGGTCGCCTGCCGGATCCGAGTTCGGCGCCACCCACGGCCTCGACAACCCCCTCTTCTTCGACGCCATCGAGGCCGGGATCGCCGAAGGCGTGGACGTGGCGACCGCACCCAGACACCTCGTGGACCGCATGCACTCCGACATCAGTCACTTCGCGACCCACCACAAGGCGCCCTGGCCCGCCTACACCTCCGCGGATCGCCTCGTTCGGCGCTACGGCGAGACCACCGAGCTGGTCTCCGATCCCTTCTCCTTTGAGCGCGACGTATTGCGGCCGGAGCCGCTCACGCTGTCGTCCCCTGACCTTCCCTGACGCACCATCCCGACCCGAGCACCACCCTCACCCGAGAGAAAGGACGCTCATGCGTTCCCGCATCGCCCGTGTCGCCGCAGTCATCCCTGCTGTGGCAGCACTCACCCTCGTCGGCTGCTCCAGCTCCGGCTCCGACACATCCGCAGCCGACACCGACGCCCCGACGTCCATCTCCGTCGCCGCGCTCACGCCGGCTACCAACTTCGATCCCCTCACGAACTGGACCGGACCGGCATACAACTACGTCGTCACCGCGTACGAGACGCTTGTCAGCCTCGAGACCGACGGCAGCCTGACTCCCGGCATCGCGACCTCGTGGGAGTACACGTCGCCGACCGCGCTCACGATGGACATCCGCACCGACTCGGTGTTCAGCGACGGGTCCGACCTCGACATCGACCTGGTGGTGGCGAACATCGAGCGAGTTCGTGACACGCCCAGCGCGGTGCAGTCCCGGATGAACTCCATCGACACCATCACCGCCCTCGATGAGGACACCATCGAGTTCTCCCTGAATACCCCGGACCCCTCTCTGCCTGGGGCCTTCTCCGGAGCATCCGGGATGATCGTCAGTCAGGCCGCGCTCGATGACCCGGATCTGATGCTCACCGAGACTGCCGGTTCGGGTCCGTGGATGCTGACTGACAGCGTGGCAGGCAGCTCGTACACGTACGAGCTGAATCCCGAGTACACGGGTTCGCGCGAGGTCGGCTTCGACGTCATCCAGTTCGAGGTGATCTCGGACCTCGTCGCCCAGCTCAACGCGCTGCTGGCCGGCGACGTCGACCTCGGCGTCGCGCAATGGACTCAGCGAGAGACCGCTGAGCAGAACGGAATGGCCGGCGTGGGCTTCGCAGGCAATGTCGGCGGCATCTGGCTGTTCGACCGCGATGGCGAGGTCGTCCCCGCGCTCGCCGACGTCCGTGTCCGGCAGGCCATCAACTACGCAATCGACCGCGAGGCGCTGGGCAACGCGCTATGGAGCTCGTACCAGCGGCCGACCGCACAGGTGTTCTCCACGCAGACCTCCGGGTATGTCGAGGAACTCGACGACTACTACGCATACGACCCCGAGCGGGCGCAGGAGCTGATGGACGAGGCCGGCTACGCAGACGGGTTCACCATGCCCGTGGTCTCGCGCGCCACCTTCGGTGACAACGCCCGACTCGAGGCGACGATCCCCTACCTCGAAGCGATCGGCATCACCGTTGAACTCGTCGATAGGACCAACGACTACGACGACGCGATCGCAAGCGGCGAGTTCGCCGCAGCGCAGTCGCAGGCCGGTATGAACGACTCGTACGTCGGGATGACGTCGCTGCTCGCAGAGAACGCCGCGCTCAACCCCTTCGGGACGACCGATCCGGAGCTGACCGAGCTGATCGAAGCGGCATCCGCCGAACTCGACCCTGAAGCGGCGGCCGACCTCTGGCAGCAGGTTTCCACATGGGTTGTCGAGGAGGCATGGTTCGCCCCGATCTCGTACTACGAGACGCACAACTTCTACAACCCGGAAGTCGTCACCGGTGTCGAGCTGACCCCCGGCTACGCGGTCTCGATTCCGTTCACCTGGGAGCCCGTCTCCTAACCCCGCACCCGGGTCGGCGCCCCACGCCGACCCGGGCCCCTCCTCCACCCCGGCTCGCCG from Microbacter sp. GSS18 harbors:
- a CDS encoding NAD(P)H-dependent oxidoreductase gives rise to the protein MSLKVMVVVGNPKPASRTRKVAEFLVEKLLTPGSYELEVIDLAEYTGEIFAWPSEKMSALNAAVAESDLVVFASPTYKATYTGLLKAFLDRYPANGLAGVTAIPVHTGADFTHAMGPTFTLSPLLVELGATVPGRGFYLALSQMDKLDEVVEAAAAEYTANLAGLAKVAGATTPAPAHV
- a CDS encoding flavin reductase family protein: MSQSVNTPAPIDARLFRDTLGHYASGITIVSGLEGDEPVGFTCQSFYSVSVDPPLVSFSVMKTSTTYPRIAADGKFAVNVLAHHQDHISNQFARKGTDKWAGIDWQPAASGNPIIADTLMWVDCELWAQHEAGDHLIVIGKVVEMSPVEWHTREPLLYFKGGYRHLRSVDQIAS
- a CDS encoding nucleotidyltransferase domain-containing protein yields the protein MELQHPLAVVTPGVDGQVLYALASTDSGFTVPQLVTVIEDRSAAGIRRSLERLTDQGIVIRQVIGRTQLFSLNDDHLAAGAVRELAALRSQFLARLRATVADWPHPPVYAAIYGSAARGDMRWDSDIDLLLIRPDDAGDEEWTARLAELTSAVTRWTGNDARIVDMDADEASARHDTAFVHNIVRDAVVFAGRDDWLERAGQGA
- a CDS encoding NtaA/DmoA family FMN-dependent monooxygenase (This protein belongs to a clade of FMN-dependent monooxygenases, within a broader family of flavin-dependent oxidoreductases, the luciferase-like monooxygenase (LMM) family, some of whose members use coenzyme F420 rather than FMN.); this translates as MAAAQPNDATPKTLHFGVFEVTAPQVGGTYSWPHPRSSSIDFLDPQHWIRIARVLEDAGFDFLFFADGYGYPMVNGDVDHVAVEKGINFSGVDPAFIIPVLAQHTDTLGFVVTQSTGLDHPAQMARRFSTLDHLTDGRIGWNIVTGASQNAVADLFGHDEMVSHDTRYAMAAEYVELACRFWEHAWDDDARVADRETGLYARRDGIHRVVYDGEHYRSRGYFGAPPSAQRSPVLFQAGTSPAGRAFAAANAECVFVQATTPGRTAAAVADIRRLAADAGRDPRALKLMVGLTVFVGETEEQARAYEAEFDAMQTDEIVASLYAGNTGIDLLTLDPDRTLHQVLDAGGPIGQMGTSNIERFLGEDAPTVGEILDQLRGRGTRGFRVVGDPRQVADAIEELIDQTDLDGFLIEPVFPPSDLEDFGRLVMPILRERGRLRDGVPGNTLRARLTERRGNDRLGQQHPVLTAGGIQD
- a CDS encoding carboxylesterase family protein, which translates into the protein MQTSPPVPTSAGAVRGTVRDHDTAFLGVPFAAPPVGDLRFAAPERPRPWSGTRDAVAYGPTTTRLSKLMRSPHAIPGDETLNLNVFTPDPSTEAGLPVLVWIYGGAFIAGSAASPLYDGAPFTRHGIVFVSITHRLGMDGFGAIAGAPANRGIRDQVAALEWVRENVRAFGGDPSRVTVWGQSSGGSSVIRLLTLPQATGLFSAAIASSPGLVQVGATDAFEIADELARYLGVSPSRQGLAAVPEEDVLDAQFEAFGPESPFETSVRMSTGVPQRFGPMVDGDYLAVDMETGLAAGLGKDVPLLTGATMDEFTARIPGGEQMNDLPLHEALSRAGFDHSSSEEYSHRFPGRSASWIAGHRMGDRIFRGFAGRILEHRLAAPAPTWGYDFAWSPAGSEFGATHGLDNPLFFDAIEAGIAEGVDVATAPRHLVDRMHSDISHFATHHKAPWPAYTSADRLVRRYGETTELVSDPFSFERDVLRPEPLTLSSPDLP
- a CDS encoding ABC transporter substrate-binding protein, with translation MRSRIARVAAVIPAVAALTLVGCSSSGSDTSAADTDAPTSISVAALTPATNFDPLTNWTGPAYNYVVTAYETLVSLETDGSLTPGIATSWEYTSPTALTMDIRTDSVFSDGSDLDIDLVVANIERVRDTPSAVQSRMNSIDTITALDEDTIEFSLNTPDPSLPGAFSGASGMIVSQAALDDPDLMLTETAGSGPWMLTDSVAGSSYTYELNPEYTGSREVGFDVIQFEVISDLVAQLNALLAGDVDLGVAQWTQRETAEQNGMAGVGFAGNVGGIWLFDRDGEVVPALADVRVRQAINYAIDREALGNALWSSYQRPTAQVFSTQTSGYVEELDDYYAYDPERAQELMDEAGYADGFTMPVVSRATFGDNARLEATIPYLEAIGITVELVDRTNDYDDAIASGEFAAAQSQAGMNDSYVGMTSLLAENAALNPFGTTDPELTELIEAASAELDPEAAADLWQQVSTWVVEEAWFAPISYYETHNFYNPEVVTGVELTPGYAVSIPFTWEPVS